A single window of Sulfurovum sp. UBA12169 DNA harbors:
- a CDS encoding ATPase, with amino-acid sequence MQTFKLNKSQLFEKFHTGEDGLSTKESHNRLANFGLNEIRDTNKKNYIKEYLKQYIHFFAILLEVAAMLAFIANVYVPNAGYDILAYAIFAAVFINATFAFWQEYKADKAMEALLRLMPTMVKAMRNANVEIIDAKDLVPGDIIILEEGDKIAADAVLIQNNTLYIDISTLNGESKPSKRELECDSNVSRALDARNMVYAGTSVISGSGVAIVIATAYATEFGKIATLTRNIEKTLAPMQKEVIRIVHIFTAIALAMGVIFFILGIFSDQTLLVTAIFALSLIIANVPEGLLPTITLSLSLVSQRMAQRNALIKNLNSVQTLGSVTVICTDKTGTLTRNEMVLKEIKLAGGENIIISGEGYSSEGKFYFDKNNDTSDSRLDELLLAGVLNSRATIEDKKLFGDSTELAIVSASSKRRINTVPYIRIDEIPFTSDRKMMSSIYEKSGEKILYAKGAVEVIFDKSSTYIDSMGNIQPFDEEAKRRMQAYAEAFENEAYRVLAIGKNLDIKEDGLTLLGLVAIMDLPREEIKEAIEQCKTACIRIMMITGDNQKTAQAIAKKIGLNYDGVLTGEEVELLSDEELENRLKDETILFARMASSQKLKIATALQKCGEIIAMTGDGVNDAPALKRADIGIAMGTGTDVAKEAADMILLDNNFKSIVSAIEEGRTVYFNIKKFVTYILSSNVPEIVPYILQFFFKIPLPLSVIQILSIDLGSDMLPGLALGSEKPEKNIMKRPPVGVNEKILDREVFRRGYFFIGLIEATAAMVAFIGFLLIHGWEYGTVDLKDPILHSQAMTMTLLGAVSCQMVNAWTMRSWEFSAWSVGWKSNKLLLGATALEFFWILMLLGYEPVQKIFHTADIPLSDLWILLPFPIILFASHEFYKWRKRVAKGML; translated from the coding sequence ATGCAGACATTCAAACTAAATAAATCACAACTTTTTGAAAAATTTCATACCGGCGAAGATGGATTAAGCACCAAGGAGTCTCATAATCGTCTTGCGAATTTTGGTTTAAATGAGATTCGAGATACCAACAAGAAAAACTATATAAAAGAATATTTAAAGCAGTATATACATTTTTTTGCAATTTTACTTGAAGTAGCAGCAATGCTGGCTTTTATAGCTAACGTTTATGTGCCAAATGCGGGCTATGATATCTTGGCCTATGCAATTTTTGCTGCCGTTTTTATAAATGCTACTTTTGCTTTTTGGCAGGAGTATAAGGCTGATAAAGCTATGGAAGCACTTTTGAGATTAATGCCTACAATGGTTAAAGCTATGCGTAACGCTAATGTAGAAATAATTGATGCCAAAGATTTGGTTCCCGGAGATATAATTATCCTTGAAGAGGGGGATAAGATTGCTGCCGATGCTGTTTTAATCCAAAACAATACTCTTTATATAGATATCTCAACTTTGAATGGAGAGTCAAAGCCATCTAAGCGTGAATTGGAGTGTGACAGCAATGTGTCGAGGGCATTAGATGCCAGAAATATGGTTTACGCAGGGACCTCTGTTATTTCGGGAAGCGGAGTAGCTATAGTAATTGCCACGGCTTATGCAACAGAGTTTGGAAAAATCGCAACTTTAACCAGAAATATAGAAAAAACTCTTGCCCCGATGCAAAAAGAGGTAATTCGTATTGTTCATATTTTCACCGCTATTGCTTTGGCAATGGGTGTTATATTTTTTATACTAGGCATATTTTCAGATCAGACTCTTTTAGTGACTGCCATCTTTGCTCTGTCGTTAATTATAGCAAATGTTCCCGAGGGGCTTTTGCCTACTATTACGCTCTCTTTATCTCTTGTCAGTCAGCGTATGGCACAACGTAATGCGCTTATTAAAAATCTTAATTCCGTACAGACTTTAGGAAGCGTTACCGTTATATGTACGGATAAAACAGGAACTCTTACGCGTAACGAGATGGTACTAAAAGAGATAAAATTAGCAGGCGGTGAAAATATAATAATAAGCGGAGAAGGATATAGCAGCGAGGGGAAGTTTTATTTTGATAAAAATAACGATACATCCGACAGTCGTCTTGATGAACTTTTGCTCGCCGGGGTGTTGAATTCTCGCGCAACCATTGAAGATAAAAAACTTTTTGGAGACTCGACAGAACTTGCTATTGTCAGCGCATCAAGTAAACGCCGTATAAATACCGTTCCCTACATAAGAATAGATGAAATTCCTTTTACCAGCGATAGAAAAATGATGTCGTCTATTTATGAAAAAAGCGGCGAAAAGATACTTTATGCCAAAGGAGCAGTAGAAGTAATATTTGATAAATCTTCTACCTACATAGATAGTATGGGAAACATACAACCCTTTGACGAAGAAGCTAAAAGACGAATGCAGGCTTATGCCGAAGCTTTTGAAAATGAAGCTTATCGCGTTTTGGCTATCGGAAAAAATTTAGATATCAAAGAAGATGGGTTAACACTTTTAGGTCTTGTAGCTATTATGGATTTACCAAGAGAGGAGATTAAAGAAGCAATAGAGCAGTGCAAAACAGCCTGTATTCGTATTATGATGATTACCGGAGATAATCAGAAAACAGCACAAGCAATAGCAAAAAAAATCGGTCTAAATTATGATGGGGTTTTAACAGGAGAAGAAGTTGAACTTTTAAGTGATGAAGAGTTGGAAAATCGTCTTAAAGATGAGACAATACTGTTTGCCCGAATGGCAAGCAGCCAAAAACTAAAAATAGCTACTGCTCTTCAAAAGTGCGGTGAAATTATAGCAATGACCGGCGATGGTGTGAATGATGCTCCTGCCCTTAAGCGTGCTGATATAGGAATTGCCATGGGAACAGGTACGGATGTAGCAAAAGAAGCTGCTGACATGATTTTACTTGATAATAATTTTAAGTCAATTGTTTCTGCTATAGAAGAGGGTAGGACGGTTTATTTTAATATTAAAAAATTTGTTACATACATTCTCTCTTCAAATGTACCGGAGATAGTACCGTATATACTTCAGTTTTTCTTTAAAATTCCACTGCCTCTTTCAGTTATTCAGATACTTTCTATTGATTTGGGTTCCGATATGTTACCGGGGCTGGCACTTGGAAGTGAAAAACCGGAAAAAAATATTATGAAGCGGCCTCCTGTTGGAGTAAATGAAAAGATATTGGACAGGGAAGTATTTAGGCGCGGTTACTTTTTTATAGGCCTTATTGAAGCGACAGCTGCGATGGTAGCCTTTATAGGTTTTTTATTGATTCATGGGTGGGAATATGGTACGGTTGATCTCAAAGACCCTATTTTACACTCTCAGGCTATGACCATGACGCTCTTAGGTGCCGTTAGTTGTCAGATGGTAAATGCTTGGACTATGCGTAGCTGGGAATTCTCAGCGTGGAGTGTTGGATGGAAGAGCAACAAACTGCTTCTGGGTGCAACGGCATTAGAGTTTTTTTGGATTTTGATGCTGCTTGGATATGAGCCTGTTCAAAAAATTTTTCATACGGCCGATATACCGCTAAGCGACCTTTGGATATTGTTGCCGTTTCCAATTATACTTTTTGCCAGTCATGAGTTTTATAAGTGGAGAAAACGAGTCGCAAAGGGAATGCTTTAA
- a CDS encoding 2-keto-4-pentenoate hydratase — MKAIRYNHQEIFPSKVVCIGRNYVEHIEELGNEIPAAMVVFNKPNSAISDRLYFVSEDTRFEGEITFLIQKGKIAGVGFGLDLTKATLQNYLKSKGLPWERAKAFDHSAVLSEFVPFEGNLGSLSMKLYINDVLIQFATYELMMYKPQTMIDEIESFMHLEDGDVIMSGTPKGVGTYAAGDRFVGQIYSHNVLILEKSWKAEAKDVV, encoded by the coding sequence ATGAAAGCCATACGATACAATCATCAAGAAATCTTTCCTTCTAAAGTTGTCTGTATCGGACGAAACTATGTAGAGCATATAGAAGAACTTGGCAATGAGATCCCTGCTGCTATGGTTGTTTTCAACAAACCAAATTCAGCCATAAGCGACAGGTTATACTTTGTAAGCGAAGATACACGCTTTGAGGGTGAGATTACTTTTTTGATTCAAAAAGGAAAGATTGCAGGGGTAGGGTTTGGGCTTGATCTGACCAAGGCAACACTTCAAAATTATCTTAAATCCAAGGGCCTGCCCTGGGAGAGAGCCAAGGCATTTGATCATTCGGCGGTACTAAGTGAGTTTGTGCCGTTTGAAGGGAATCTTGGTTCATTGAGCATGAAACTCTATATCAATGATGTTTTGATACAATTTGCAACCTATGAGCTGATGATGTATAAACCCCAAACGATGATCGATGAAATAGAAAGCTTTATGCACCTCGAAGACGGCGATGTAATCATGAGCGGTACGCCCAAAGGAGTCGGAACGTATGCCGCAGGTGACAGATTTGTAGGACAGATTTACAGCCATAACGTGCTTATCTTGGAAAAAAGCTGGAAAGCAGAAGCGAAAGATGTTGTTTGA
- a CDS encoding zinc ABC transporter substrate-binding protein has protein sequence MKKIIFLLCSVLYSLAYAKPNIIVSIPPQKTFVQKIAKDKAEVTVMVEPGNSPHSYEPKPSQMISISKADLYFSIGVEFENVWLDRFKAQNPKLKFVDMDNKVPKIQIAEHHQHENKHPDKGHHHNGTDPHTWTSPKNVAIMAKNIYTALVQTDPQNEPFYRSNLDNFIKEIQDTDTQIKNALKEVGPKSKFMVFHPSWGYFAHEYDLVQIAVEIEGKTPKPKEMIKVINEAKEEKVKVIFTQPEFSDKSAQIIARETGIVVKKISPLDPNWSENLISIAHEIGNR, from the coding sequence ATGAAAAAAATAATATTTTTGCTGTGTAGCGTTCTGTATTCTCTTGCTTATGCAAAACCGAACATTATCGTGAGCATACCTCCGCAAAAAACATTTGTTCAAAAAATTGCAAAAGATAAAGCAGAAGTTACAGTGATGGTAGAGCCGGGAAACTCTCCTCACTCGTATGAACCCAAACCTTCACAGATGATCTCTATTTCAAAAGCCGATCTCTATTTTTCCATAGGTGTTGAGTTTGAAAATGTTTGGCTCGATAGATTTAAAGCACAAAATCCGAAACTAAAATTTGTAGACATGGACAACAAGGTACCTAAAATACAAATAGCAGAGCATCATCAACATGAAAACAAACATCCCGACAAAGGACATCATCACAACGGAACAGACCCCCATACTTGGACTTCACCAAAAAACGTAGCGATCATGGCAAAAAATATCTATACAGCCTTAGTGCAAACAGATCCTCAAAACGAACCGTTTTATAGATCCAATCTGGATAATTTCATAAAAGAGATTCAGGATACTGATACACAGATAAAAAATGCACTTAAAGAGGTAGGGCCTAAAAGTAAATTTATGGTTTTTCACCCCTCATGGGGCTATTTTGCTCACGAATATGATCTGGTGCAAATCGCTGTTGAAATAGAAGGCAAAACTCCAAAACCAAAAGAGATGATCAAAGTCATCAATGAAGCCAAAGAAGAAAAAGTAAAGGTGATTTTCACGCAGCCTGAATTTTCAGACAAAAGCGCTCAAATCATAGCAAGAGAAACCGGTATAGTTGTCAAAAAAATCTCACCGCTTGATCCAAATTGGTCTGAAAATCTTATCAGCATAGCCCATGAAATCGGAAACAGATAG
- a CDS encoding heavy metal transporter: MKQIFKVRNVKCGGCAGTLKKELLKEFGEIEVNLEADPREITLDIEDGKIEALKLKLRSLGYPLVSDELSKLQSIGATAKSFVSCAIGKIEKS, from the coding sequence ATGAAACAGATTTTTAAAGTAAGAAATGTCAAGTGCGGAGGGTGTGCAGGGACACTAAAAAAAGAGTTGCTTAAAGAGTTTGGCGAAATTGAGGTCAATTTGGAAGCAGACCCAAGAGAGATCACCTTGGATATAGAGGATGGCAAGATCGAGGCGTTGAAACTCAAACTAAGAAGTTTGGGCTATCCGTTGGTTAGCGATGAGCTTTCTAAGCTGCAAAGCATTGGCGCTACAGCAAAAAGTTTTGTATCCTGCGCCATAGGAAAGATCGAAAAATCATAA
- a CDS encoding Fur family transcriptional regulator gives MQIEKLIEEKKLKLTSARKELLELFLNAQRPLSYEDVKDKINMDKATFYRNVSRFEEESIVNSFESNDKKRYYGIYASAHAHFICHICSSIECMKTVTNVKVDGYKIEDVILKGICKKCNQTESKPSSRL, from the coding sequence ATGCAAATAGAAAAACTGATAGAAGAAAAAAAATTAAAATTGACAAGTGCCCGCAAAGAGCTTTTGGAATTATTTTTAAATGCCCAAAGACCTCTTTCGTATGAAGATGTAAAAGATAAAATAAACATGGATAAAGCAACATTTTATCGAAATGTTTCAAGGTTTGAAGAAGAGTCCATCGTCAATAGTTTTGAATCCAATGATAAAAAAAGATACTACGGCATATATGCCTCTGCGCATGCCCATTTTATTTGCCACATATGCAGTTCTATCGAGTGTATGAAAACCGTAACAAATGTAAAAGTAGACGGCTACAAGATAGAAGATGTCATCCTAAAAGGAATATGTAAAAAATGCAACCAAACAGAAAGTAAACCCTCTTCACGGCTTTAA
- a CDS encoding TonB-dependent receptor: MKYTAGVVIAGFSFLWAAEAQKSVDLDAITISASPVLEHEAFDVPCQIDAVTDIKSASTASMGKILSNIPGVNNLSTGSQAGKPVIRGFSGERIKMLSNGNPTDSQTYGIRHIDNIDPLLAERIEVIRGAQGVLYGSDALGGVVNVIAPSFLTAEEGETLFRGTLLGEYHTNNNEKATVLKTQSAKGKWGVNVAASVREADNYHTGDSATWESGDAPGTLPLFAGELPYTDFKNQSARAGVGYTDDDFKFALQHTYWQSKQNYLGHTSSPTFEAVSSAGQKLTNDETQLSATKNLGEWSIDTRVSATRNQREAATNTPYQQMQTVRGTPLYLDIDTDRKDFHVSVGHPMIGMFMGEVGLEGYAKDQELKEGKLLPSAKEWGKAVYLFEEANLEKWILQAGLRYDTRSVKAALDGTSSYFVDQGIYDDSTNSQEFASWGGSLGATYKIDETWALATNLSKGFRAPGIFELFAGGMHGGVQAFQIGNPYLEEENTFGVDLSLRYKNEETYSSLTFYRNTIDGYIYLANTGLYRNPVTGEVAPTGIPEMKHEQTDAVIQGIEWSFEVPLGSATTLRATAEYIQGEDTKNDTRLAYIPPSNASLGITQQFGAFGIGSNNELTVDMRVFEAQKVAGAFEPFAQYNTMPFGSADTSGYALFDIGYSTQLQIGKSKVDANVKISNLFDRAYRGYLDTYKGYALGMGRDVSFGLSVPFGSK; the protein is encoded by the coding sequence ATGAAATATACAGCAGGGGTAGTGATAGCGGGGTTCTCTTTTTTGTGGGCGGCTGAAGCACAAAAGAGTGTTGATCTTGATGCTATAACCATTTCGGCGTCTCCTGTTTTAGAGCATGAGGCTTTTGACGTGCCATGTCAAATCGATGCCGTCACTGATATAAAATCAGCTTCGACTGCTTCTATGGGCAAAATCCTTTCAAATATACCAGGAGTGAATAATCTTTCGACGGGTTCACAAGCAGGCAAGCCGGTGATAAGAGGATTTAGCGGAGAGCGCATCAAAATGCTTTCCAATGGCAATCCTACCGATTCGCAAACTTATGGGATTCGGCATATTGACAATATAGACCCTCTTTTGGCTGAGCGTATCGAGGTAATCCGCGGAGCTCAGGGAGTGCTTTATGGATCAGACGCACTAGGGGGCGTAGTCAATGTGATAGCTCCTTCTTTTTTGACCGCAGAGGAAGGGGAAACGCTTTTTAGAGGAACGCTTTTGGGCGAATATCATACCAACAATAATGAAAAAGCAACTGTGCTCAAAACACAGAGCGCGAAAGGAAAATGGGGTGTCAATGTGGCCGCTTCTGTAAGAGAGGCAGATAATTACCATACGGGAGACAGTGCAACATGGGAAAGCGGTGATGCGCCGGGCACTTTGCCTCTTTTTGCCGGAGAACTGCCTTACACAGATTTCAAAAATCAGTCTGCGCGCGCGGGGGTAGGATATACGGATGATGATTTTAAATTTGCATTGCAGCACACCTACTGGCAAAGCAAGCAAAATTATCTGGGCCATACGTCTTCACCCACGTTTGAAGCCGTTTCTTCTGCGGGGCAAAAACTGACCAATGACGAAACACAGCTGAGTGCGACTAAGAATCTGGGAGAGTGGAGTATAGATACAAGGGTTTCGGCAACCCGTAACCAAAGAGAGGCGGCGACCAATACCCCTTATCAGCAGATGCAGACAGTCAGAGGTACGCCATTGTATCTTGATATTGATACCGATCGAAAAGATTTCCATGTTTCAGTCGGGCATCCCATGATAGGAATGTTTATGGGGGAGGTCGGGCTTGAAGGATACGCTAAAGATCAAGAGCTCAAAGAGGGCAAATTGCTTCCAAGTGCGAAAGAATGGGGCAAGGCTGTCTATCTTTTTGAGGAAGCAAACCTTGAAAAGTGGATCCTTCAGGCAGGGCTGCGCTACGATACAAGAAGCGTTAAGGCAGCGCTTGACGGGACCAGCAGTTATTTTGTTGATCAAGGCATTTATGACGACTCTACCAACAGTCAGGAGTTTGCTTCGTGGGGGGGCTCGCTGGGGGCAACTTATAAGATCGATGAGACATGGGCATTGGCAACCAATCTGAGCAAAGGATTTCGAGCTCCGGGAATTTTTGAACTTTTTGCAGGGGGTATGCATGGCGGGGTGCAAGCGTTTCAGATAGGCAATCCTTATCTGGAGGAAGAAAATACCTTTGGGGTTGATCTCTCTTTGAGATACAAAAATGAGGAGACCTATAGCAGTTTAACATTCTATCGCAACACCATTGATGGTTATATTTATCTTGCCAATACCGGTTTGTATCGCAATCCTGTGACAGGAGAAGTGGCTCCAACGGGCATTCCTGAGATGAAGCATGAGCAGACCGATGCGGTTATACAGGGGATAGAATGGTCGTTTGAGGTGCCGCTTGGCTCCGCGACAACACTTCGGGCTACGGCAGAATACATTCAAGGCGAGGATACAAAAAACGATACGCGTTTGGCGTATATCCCGCCCAGCAATGCTTCCCTTGGCATTACGCAGCAGTTTGGCGCATTCGGGATAGGCAGCAACAATGAACTTACGGTTGATATGCGCGTATTTGAAGCGCAAAAGGTTGCCGGAGCGTTTGAACCGTTTGCCCAATACAACACAATGCCTTTTGGCAGCGCCGATACGTCCGGATATGCTTTGTTTGATATCGGATACAGCACACAGCTTCAAATAGGCAAAAGCAAAGTAGATGCCAATGTGAAGATCTCCAATCTTTTCGACAGAGCGTACCGCGGTTATCTTGATACCTACAAAGGATATGCGCTTGGAATGGGAAGAGATGTCAGTTTTGGGCTCTCTGTGCCTTTTGGCAGTAAATAA
- a CDS encoding NAD(P)H-dependent oxidoreductase gives MQNDFSKAMDFRHACKIFDDHKKIPDDQMHYILEAGRKSPSSFGMEPWKFLVITNETLRAKLRPECWEQVQITSCSHLVVLLAAIENAKPQSGIPSQRFARRPLSQEQIDAYLVRYENHLKEALKSDEKTFAWTARQTYIALANMMTAAAFIGIDSCPIEGFEKERVEEILGLDTSKWQVSVLSAFGYRAGEQYGQLRLAFDEVVEFIS, from the coding sequence ATGCAAAACGATTTTAGCAAAGCGATGGATTTTAGACATGCGTGCAAGATCTTTGACGACCATAAAAAGATACCAGATGATCAAATGCATTACATTTTGGAAGCGGGGAGAAAATCTCCTTCTTCATTTGGGATGGAGCCGTGGAAATTTTTGGTCATCACCAATGAAACACTCAGAGCAAAACTGCGCCCGGAGTGCTGGGAACAAGTGCAGATCACTTCCTGTTCGCATCTGGTGGTTCTGCTTGCAGCCATTGAAAATGCCAAACCTCAAAGTGGCATACCCTCTCAAAGATTTGCCAGACGTCCGCTTTCTCAGGAGCAGATAGATGCCTACTTGGTGCGGTATGAAAATCACCTCAAAGAGGCCCTGAAATCAGATGAAAAGACGTTTGCGTGGACGGCGAGACAAACGTACATTGCTTTGGCCAATATGATGACCGCCGCTGCCTTTATAGGCATAGACTCCTGTCCTATAGAAGGGTTTGAGAAAGAAAGAGTAGAAGAGATACTCGGCTTGGATACAAGCAAATGGCAGGTAAGCGTACTGTCTGCTTTTGGATATCGTGCGGGAGAGCAGTATGGACAGTTGAGATTGGCGTTTGATGAGGTAGTTGAGTTTATTTCATGA
- a CDS encoding formate dehydrogenase subunit alpha, with translation MKRVPTICPYCGTGCNIYLTSKSGKVVGVHPSCHNDVNSAKLCVKGWNIPEFITHPDRLKKPLIRKNGELTECEWEEALEFSAQKLLEIKTKQSPDAISIIGSARCTNEELYLAQKFARTTIGTNNIDHCARICHAPTVTGLIASLGSGGMTNPIKDIENAKTIFLIGGNPFEAHPIIAGHIINAVDNATELIVADPRRTRLCDFAAMHLQLKSGSDIALINAMAKVIIDENLTDQEFIKNNTEKYEEFRRSLKDLSLAEAQFITGIDEEKIRVAARKYATQKPSSIIYTLGITEHYTGTANVRALANLTLLTGNIGKPGSGINPLRGQNNVQGGCDMGVAPFMLPGYKFINPLCGGKSDRETIKKYEEVCRAPFPIRQGLMTPQMIEGALNGTMKAMWIIGEDLLTTEANAHKTRKALENLDFLIVSDLFLTPTAQMADVVFPACSFAEKEGTFTNTERRVQRINKVIEPLGESKSDLEITSLLSSKMGYPMKYKSFEEVFEEMKSLTPQYEGISYKRLEDKGSLQWPCSKEDSGGTPILHREGIARGRGEFYVPEFLEPRETPDAEFPFYLSTGRILFHYNCSSMSGRTTRLAREFSENFVMINPEDARRLGIEEHQEVIVSTRRGEISVRAKVTDETAPGLLWMPINFYKSRTNLLTNDAMDEKSGVSEVKVCAAAIKRSET, from the coding sequence ATGAAAAGAGTTCCTACGATATGTCCCTACTGCGGTACCGGATGCAATATCTATTTGACTTCCAAAAGCGGCAAAGTGGTTGGTGTGCATCCTTCTTGTCATAATGATGTCAATAGTGCGAAACTGTGTGTAAAAGGGTGGAATATCCCCGAGTTCATTACCCATCCGGATCGCTTGAAAAAACCTCTTATTAGGAAAAACGGAGAACTTACAGAGTGCGAGTGGGAAGAAGCCTTGGAATTTTCCGCCCAAAAACTGCTTGAAATCAAAACTAAGCAGTCCCCTGATGCGATTAGTATCATAGGTTCTGCAAGATGTACAAACGAGGAACTCTATCTTGCCCAGAAGTTTGCCCGCACAACGATCGGAACGAACAATATCGATCATTGTGCACGTATTTGTCATGCCCCGACTGTTACGGGGCTGATAGCTTCGCTTGGAAGCGGAGGGATGACCAATCCGATAAAAGATATCGAAAATGCGAAAACGATATTTTTGATAGGAGGCAATCCTTTTGAAGCGCACCCAATCATAGCCGGACATATCATCAATGCTGTAGACAACGCAACCGAACTGATTGTGGCGGATCCAAGACGCACAAGACTGTGCGATTTTGCCGCTATGCACTTGCAGCTAAAGTCCGGATCAGACATAGCGCTTATAAACGCGATGGCAAAGGTCATTATAGATGAAAATCTTACCGATCAGGAGTTTATAAAAAACAATACTGAAAAGTATGAAGAGTTCAGGAGGTCTCTCAAAGATCTTTCTTTGGCAGAAGCACAATTTATAACAGGCATAGACGAAGAGAAGATTAGGGTGGCGGCAAGAAAGTATGCAACACAAAAACCCTCCTCTATCATCTATACCCTTGGTATCACCGAACACTACACGGGAACGGCAAATGTCAGGGCCTTGGCAAACCTCACGCTTTTAACGGGTAATATAGGAAAACCAGGATCGGGCATAAACCCTTTGCGGGGTCAAAACAACGTGCAGGGCGGCTGCGATATGGGTGTGGCTCCGTTTATGCTTCCCGGATATAAATTCATCAACCCTCTGTGCGGAGGCAAAAGCGATAGGGAAACGATCAAAAAATACGAAGAGGTGTGCCGTGCGCCTTTTCCCATTCGGCAGGGTCTTATGACGCCGCAAATGATCGAAGGTGCACTAAACGGTACCATGAAAGCGATGTGGATCATAGGTGAAGATCTTCTGACTACCGAAGCCAATGCGCATAAAACACGAAAAGCCCTTGAAAACCTTGATTTTCTGATTGTAAGCGATCTGTTTTTAACGCCTACTGCGCAGATGGCAGACGTGGTTTTTCCCGCCTGTTCATTTGCCGAGAAAGAGGGGACCTTTACAAACACCGAAAGAAGGGTCCAGAGGATAAACAAAGTGATCGAACCTTTGGGGGAATCAAAAAGCGACCTTGAGATCACAAGTCTCCTCTCTTCGAAGATGGGTTATCCTATGAAGTATAAAAGTTTTGAAGAGGTGTTTGAAGAGATGAAAAGTCTCACTCCCCAATATGAAGGTATAAGCTACAAGAGACTTGAAGACAAAGGGAGTCTTCAATGGCCCTGCTCAAAAGAAGACTCCGGGGGCACACCCATATTGCACCGTGAAGGCATCGCAAGAGGGAGGGGGGAGTTTTATGTTCCTGAATTTTTGGAGCCGAGGGAAACTCCTGATGCCGAGTTCCCGTTTTACCTTTCCACCGGACGGATACTTTTTCACTATAATTGCAGTTCCATGAGCGGCAGGACGACAAGGCTCGCAAGGGAATTTTCTGAAAACTTTGTCATGATAAATCCTGAAGATGCAAGGCGGCTTGGCATTGAAGAGCATCAGGAGGTGATCGTCTCAACAAGAAGAGGGGAGATCAGCGTAAGGGCAAAAGTGACTGATGAAACTGCTCCCGGCCTTCTTTGGATGCCTATCAATTTTTACAAGAGCCGCACCAATCTTCTTACCAATGATGCAATGGATGAAAAAAGCGGAGTCAGCGAAGTAAAAGTCTGTGCAGCAGCTATCAAAAGGAGCGAAACGTGA
- a CDS encoding MBL fold metallo-hydrolase, with protein MCCHKPKKALFIFAWFFITLLCRAEEQHAIKEESMDTPIITIVFDNNPYKKGLQSGWGFSCLIEGMEKTVLFDTGADGHMLLNNMQKQRITPETIDIIVLSHAHSDHIGGVYDLLEKNNHLTVYVPASFPESLKDKIKRYGAHTIEVKKSIELFNGVYSTGEMDGWIEEQSLIIRIPEGMVIITGCAHPGIVNIVKRAKEILDDEVLLVMGGFHLKSKSEGEIKTIISDLQKLGVRYVGPCHCSGERARDLFREVYGEHYIPVGAGKRINTNELK; from the coding sequence ATGTGCTGCCATAAACCTAAAAAAGCTCTTTTTATTTTTGCATGGTTTTTTATAACGTTGTTGTGCAGAGCAGAAGAGCAGCATGCTATAAAGGAGGAAAGCATGGATACCCCGATCATCACCATCGTTTTTGATAACAATCCCTACAAAAAGGGCCTGCAGAGCGGATGGGGATTTTCATGCCTGATCGAGGGAATGGAAAAAACTGTTTTATTTGATACCGGTGCAGACGGACATATGCTGCTGAATAATATGCAGAAGCAGAGAATCACTCCTGAAACGATAGACATCATTGTGCTCTCCCATGCACATTCCGATCATATCGGCGGCGTATATGATCTCTTGGAAAAAAACAATCATTTGACCGTATATGTACCCGCATCATTCCCGGAAAGCCTCAAAGATAAGATCAAGCGCTATGGCGCCCACACCATTGAAGTAAAAAAATCAATAGAACTTTTCAATGGAGTTTACTCAACCGGCGAGATGGATGGCTGGATAGAAGAGCAATCACTGATCATTCGAATACCCGAAGGTATGGTCATCATCACAGGATGCGCCCATCCGGGCATCGTCAACATCGTAAAAAGAGCCAAAGAGATATTGGATGATGAAGTACTGCTTGTGATGGGAGGGTTCCACCTAAAAAGCAAAAGCGAAGGAGAAATCAAAACGATCATCTCAGATCTGCAGAAACTAGGCGTACGCTATGTGGGCCCGTGTCACTGCAGCGGTGAGAGGGCAAGGGATCTGTTCCGAGAAGTTTACGGGGAGCATTATATCCCTGTCGGGGCAGGAAAAAGAATCAACACGAATGAATTGAAGTGA